One genomic segment of Pandoraea sputorum includes these proteins:
- a CDS encoding adenosine deaminase family protein gives MTETPGQVPAARTGVQIQQAHRTFFHAMPKVELHCHLLGAVRHDTFVALAEKSNAPLDRAEIDGFYTRGEKPVGVLRVLRALDEHLLTSPDDLHRIAYEYLADAAAYNVRYSEFFWNPTGTVRTSGIPYAKAQDAIVAAIRDAERDHGIVGRLIPSIDREADPSEAVEMVEWMRTHRADEVIGIGIDYRENDRPPELFWKAYRNARLAGFKTTAHAGEFGMPWTNVETAVELLKCDRIDHGYTIVDAPDFARECAERGIVFTVVPTNSYYLRTLTPERWAKDHPIRRMPGLGLKIHPNTDDPTLHKVNPAQAWELMFSHFGFSLGDLREFMHNGLDGAWIDDSTRREWHRSFAVDFDVARSALTRSLAG, from the coding sequence ATGACAGAGACACCGGGCCAAGTGCCCGCCGCACGCACCGGCGTGCAGATTCAGCAAGCGCATCGCACGTTCTTTCATGCGATGCCGAAGGTGGAATTGCATTGCCATTTGCTCGGCGCAGTGCGTCACGACACGTTCGTGGCGCTCGCCGAAAAGTCGAACGCGCCGCTCGATCGCGCCGAGATCGACGGCTTTTACACGCGCGGTGAAAAGCCCGTGGGCGTGCTGCGCGTGTTGCGCGCGCTCGACGAACATCTCCTGACCTCGCCGGACGATCTGCACCGCATCGCCTACGAATATCTGGCGGACGCCGCCGCGTACAACGTGCGCTACAGCGAGTTCTTCTGGAACCCGACGGGCACCGTGCGCACGTCCGGCATTCCCTACGCGAAGGCGCAAGACGCCATCGTCGCCGCCATTCGTGACGCGGAACGCGATCACGGCATCGTCGGCCGTCTGATTCCCAGCATCGACCGCGAGGCCGACCCGAGCGAAGCCGTCGAGATGGTCGAATGGATGCGCACGCATCGCGCCGACGAAGTCATCGGCATCGGCATCGACTATCGCGAGAACGACCGTCCGCCCGAACTGTTCTGGAAGGCGTATCGCAATGCGCGCCTCGCTGGCTTCAAGACGACGGCGCATGCGGGCGAATTCGGCATGCCGTGGACGAACGTCGAAACCGCTGTCGAGCTGCTCAAGTGCGACCGCATCGACCACGGCTACACCATCGTCGACGCGCCGGACTTCGCACGCGAATGCGCCGAGCGCGGCATCGTCTTCACGGTCGTGCCGACGAATTCGTACTACCTGCGCACGCTCACGCCGGAGCGCTGGGCCAAGGATCACCCGATCCGACGCATGCCCGGCCTCGGTCTGAAGATTCACCCGAATACCGACGACCCGACCCTGCACAAGGTCAACCCCGCGCAAGCCTGGGAGCTGATGTTCAGCCACTTCGGCTTCTCGCTCGGCGACCTGCGCGAGTTCATGCACAACGGTCTGGACGGCGCGTGGATCGACGACAGCACACGACGCGAGTGGCACCGCAGCTTTGCCGTGGACTTCGATGTCGCGCGCAGTGCACTGACTCGGTCGTTGGCGGGCTGA
- a CDS encoding NCS2 family permease, translating into MQTSSPEHNERVAPAGHGQSHTVTAQGGWLERRFAIGKRGSSVRTEVLAGITTFLAAAYLLVVIPSLLATGGMDRGAATTSVMLVFVLFSLLMGFYANLPFVVGPGIGGSVIVGVTLAATEHVAWQTGIAIAFLSGLLFLLLTVIGARSVVARLIPTAIKLGLGASIGLFIAVLGVRNAGMVIANAKTNAFALGDFSKPGTIVALIGLGVAVLLQGRKVPGAILWSILIAALAGVPLGVTKVPESFISLPHSIAPVAFQLDLKSALTISALPYLFAFFAAEFFSTLGTTLAVGGKAGLLDEHGNMENINRPFLVDSIAATGGALLGIPALTALVESAAGVEAGGRTGLTSIAAAVMFALVCFFVPVALAIPKEATAPALILIGLSMFSTIRHVPFDDFSDAFPVLAMVLLTLLSNSFGTGIAGGLLCYVLVKALMGRFKELPWGLYVLALPLAYYFWTVVGRH; encoded by the coding sequence ATGCAGACCTCTTCTCCTGAGCACAACGAGCGCGTAGCGCCGGCCGGGCACGGCCAATCCCATACGGTCACCGCCCAGGGCGGCTGGCTTGAGCGCCGTTTCGCCATCGGCAAACGCGGCTCGAGCGTACGCACCGAAGTGCTCGCCGGCATCACTACGTTTTTGGCGGCAGCCTATCTGCTCGTCGTGATTCCCTCGCTGCTCGCCACGGGTGGCATGGATCGCGGCGCGGCGACCACGTCGGTCATGCTGGTGTTCGTGCTGTTCTCGTTGCTGATGGGTTTCTATGCGAACCTGCCGTTCGTCGTCGGCCCCGGCATCGGCGGCTCGGTCATCGTGGGTGTCACGCTCGCGGCCACCGAACACGTCGCCTGGCAGACGGGCATCGCCATCGCGTTCCTCTCCGGCCTGCTGTTCCTGCTGCTGACGGTGATCGGAGCACGCAGCGTCGTGGCGCGGTTGATTCCGACGGCCATCAAGCTGGGCCTCGGCGCATCCATCGGACTGTTCATTGCGGTGCTGGGCGTGCGCAACGCGGGTATGGTCATCGCCAATGCCAAGACGAATGCGTTCGCGCTGGGCGACTTCAGCAAGCCGGGCACCATCGTCGCGCTGATCGGCCTGGGCGTCGCCGTGTTGCTGCAAGGCCGCAAGGTGCCAGGCGCGATCCTCTGGTCGATTCTGATCGCCGCACTCGCCGGTGTCCCGCTCGGCGTGACCAAAGTGCCCGAGTCGTTCATCTCGCTGCCGCACAGCATTGCGCCGGTGGCGTTCCAGCTCGATTTGAAAAGCGCGCTGACGATCTCCGCACTGCCGTATCTGTTCGCCTTCTTCGCGGCGGAATTCTTCTCGACGCTGGGCACCACGCTCGCCGTCGGCGGCAAAGCCGGTTTGCTCGACGAACACGGCAACATGGAGAACATCAACCGTCCGTTCCTCGTCGATTCGATTGCCGCGACGGGCGGTGCGCTGCTGGGCATTCCCGCACTGACGGCACTGGTCGAATCGGCCGCTGGTGTGGAAGCGGGCGGGCGCACGGGTCTCACGTCGATTGCTGCTGCCGTGATGTTCGCGCTGGTGTGCTTCTTCGTGCCGGTGGCGCTGGCCATTCCGAAGGAAGCCACGGCACCCGCGCTGATTCTCATCGGTCTGTCGATGTTCAGCACCATCCGCCATGTGCCGTTCGACGACTTCAGCGACGCATTCCCCGTGCTCGCCATGGTGCTGCTCACGCTGCTCTCGAACAGCTTCGGCACGGGCATCGCTGGCGGCCTGCTGTGTTACGTGCTGGTCAAGGCACTGATGGGCCGATTCAAGGAATTGCCATGGGGCCTGTACGTGCTGGCGCTGCCGCTGGCGTATTACTTCTGGACGGTCGTGGGGCGTCACTGA
- a CDS encoding LysR family transcriptional regulator has protein sequence MATSSRRNENTASRAGETPASKAPVASTASSTASSTASSATTPQVPPLPALTLRQVQYFVALAHSRSFTQAAQALSVTQPALTAAIRQIEFLLGGRLFERSAHRLTLTDAGTTILPLAERLLNAARGTFDDMTSTFTLQAQTVRIGFIPSVAARLLPVLGSLRDTHPNVRFALSDLPNSELVAALARGEIDLGVGIRDEADEAGHAANTEGFRCDDLFDDEIVLVARRDDALASAESVSWSQLTERDLAVFVRGNVSDSLQRTGGSQNLRLEPKYRMEYTEPLYALVRSGLALAILPKLYTLHLHDPALVALDVIAPRVTRTVALMSLVGKERGPQVSACRDWIAQHLAT, from the coding sequence ATGGCGACTTCGTCCCGTCGTAACGAAAACACTGCAAGCCGTGCGGGCGAGACGCCCGCGTCCAAAGCGCCGGTCGCGTCCACGGCTTCGTCTACCGCTTCGTCTACCGCTTCTTCCGCCACCACGCCGCAGGTCCCGCCACTGCCTGCGCTGACGCTGCGACAGGTGCAGTACTTCGTCGCCCTCGCTCACTCGCGCAGCTTCACGCAGGCAGCGCAGGCGCTCTCCGTCACGCAACCGGCGCTCACGGCCGCCATCCGCCAGATCGAGTTCCTGCTTGGCGGACGTCTCTTCGAGCGCTCGGCCCATCGTCTGACGCTGACCGATGCGGGCACCACCATCCTGCCGCTGGCGGAGCGTCTGCTCAACGCCGCACGCGGTACGTTCGACGACATGACGAGCACCTTCACGCTGCAGGCGCAGACGGTGCGCATCGGTTTCATTCCGTCGGTGGCTGCCCGCCTGTTGCCCGTACTCGGCAGCTTGCGGGACACCCATCCCAACGTGCGCTTCGCCCTGTCCGATCTGCCGAACAGCGAACTGGTCGCGGCCCTCGCCCGAGGCGAGATCGACCTTGGTGTCGGCATTCGCGACGAAGCCGACGAGGCCGGTCATGCGGCCAACACCGAGGGCTTTCGCTGCGACGATCTGTTCGACGACGAGATCGTGCTGGTGGCGCGTCGTGACGACGCGCTCGCGTCTGCCGAGTCCGTCAGCTGGTCGCAACTCACCGAGCGCGACCTGGCCGTGTTCGTGCGCGGCAACGTCAGCGATTCCTTGCAACGCACGGGCGGGTCGCAAAATCTGCGGCTCGAACCGAAGTACCGCATGGAGTACACCGAGCCGCTTTATGCGCTCGTGCGAAGCGGTCTCGCGCTGGCGATATTGCCCAAGCTTTACACCTTGCACCTGCATGACCCTGCGCTCGTAGCGCTCGACGTCATCGCCCCGCGTGTGACGCGCACCGTCGCGCTGATGTCGCTCGTCGGCAAGGAGCGCGGCCCGCAGGTGAGTGCGTGCCGCGACTGGATCGCGCAACATCTGGCGACATGA
- a CDS encoding nucleoside hydrolase — protein MTTTTELTDTTTDGRQHSRRSFLRTSLAASMATVGASMAGSAFAQMTKTEGASPLTAEGSPRRTVIIDCDPGQDDAVAILMALGASDQIDLKALTVVGGNVPLSLTERNARIVRDWADKTKTLPVYAGCPKPLMRELVTVANVMGRSGLEGAPLHDPRAPLAPQHAVTYLIDTLRAAAPGSITLVAIGPLTNIATALTAAPEGAKAIREIVLMGGAWFERGNYTPAAEFNIFVDPEAASIVLGAGVPVTIVPRDVSLKTLITPQRVAPFHALKNRCGPIVGDIFNAALAYQKRRRGVDEAPMYDPCTIGYLIDPTMYGGRRVNVAVETTGQLTLGETVVDWNGRTKRPVNALWLTDIDADRFYATLLERIARLP, from the coding sequence ATGACGACAACGACCGAACTGACCGATACGACGACCGACGGCCGCCAGCACAGCCGCCGTAGCTTCCTGCGCACGTCGCTGGCTGCGTCGATGGCCACCGTCGGTGCATCGATGGCCGGTAGCGCCTTCGCGCAAATGACGAAGACCGAAGGCGCGTCGCCGCTCACGGCGGAAGGCTCGCCACGTCGTACGGTGATCATCGACTGCGATCCGGGTCAGGACGACGCCGTCGCGATCCTGATGGCGTTGGGTGCCAGCGACCAGATCGACCTCAAGGCGCTGACCGTCGTAGGCGGCAACGTGCCGCTGAGCCTGACCGAGCGCAACGCGCGCATTGTGCGCGACTGGGCCGATAAGACCAAAACGCTGCCGGTGTACGCCGGTTGCCCGAAGCCGCTCATGCGCGAACTGGTGACGGTGGCGAACGTGATGGGCCGCTCGGGTCTCGAAGGCGCGCCGTTGCATGACCCGCGTGCGCCGCTCGCACCGCAGCATGCCGTCACGTATCTGATCGACACGCTGCGTGCGGCGGCACCGGGCAGCATCACGCTCGTCGCCATCGGCCCGCTCACCAACATCGCCACGGCGCTGACGGCCGCGCCCGAAGGCGCGAAGGCCATCCGTGAAATCGTGTTGATGGGGGGTGCGTGGTTCGAGCGCGGCAACTATACCCCGGCCGCCGAATTCAACATCTTCGTCGACCCGGAAGCTGCGAGCATCGTGCTCGGCGCAGGCGTGCCCGTGACCATCGTGCCGCGCGACGTCAGCCTGAAGACGCTGATTACGCCGCAGCGCGTTGCCCCGTTCCATGCGCTGAAGAATCGCTGCGGCCCGATCGTTGGCGACATCTTCAACGCCGCACTGGCGTATCAGAAGCGCCGCCGTGGCGTGGACGAAGCCCCGATGTACGACCCGTGCACCATCGGCTATCTGATCGACCCGACGATGTATGGCGGCCGTCGCGTGAACGTGGCCGTGGAGACGACGGGCCAGCTCACGCTGGGTGAGACGGTGGTGGACTGGAACGGCCGCACGAAGCGTCCGGTGAACGCCCTGTGGCTCACCGATATCGATGCCGACCGCTTCTACGCCACGCTGCTTGAACGCATTGCGCGTCTGCCGTAA
- a CDS encoding porin, giving the protein MKTTILARLGFAAAIGVAATAAHAQSNVTIYGLISGGVGYVSNQGGSKNWQALSGTNQNPRWGFRGSEDLGNGTKAIFTLEAGFSIVNGTGAQNGRAFGRQSFVGLSDKTWGTFTLGRQYDTIHDYVGPIIISSNGVNIGDNDNGYNDIRMQNSVKWVSPTVGGFHGTAQYGFSNSATGFRNNNAYSFGLGYKYGDFDWNAAYAQYNNPFSGTNNDGAIANDYASPLLIFSKSATPANVFAKQQRIFATGGFYRWGPALIGAMFSDVHYTYIDNSHLHLQNYNLTLNYNVTPALVLGAAYGFTSGKYDVINTRPQWHQVNLQADYWLSKRTDVALTLNAQQAAGDAKYAQLFGYAASSTKRQMAVTLGMRHTF; this is encoded by the coding sequence ATGAAGACCACGATTCTGGCCCGTCTGGGCTTTGCCGCCGCCATCGGCGTCGCCGCCACCGCCGCACACGCACAAAGCAACGTCACGATTTACGGCCTGATTTCGGGCGGCGTGGGATACGTGAGTAATCAGGGCGGCAGCAAGAATTGGCAGGCACTCTCGGGCACCAACCAGAATCCGCGCTGGGGCTTCCGTGGCTCGGAAGACCTCGGTAACGGCACCAAGGCCATCTTCACGCTCGAAGCTGGCTTCAGCATCGTGAACGGCACGGGTGCACAGAACGGTCGTGCGTTCGGTCGTCAGTCGTTCGTCGGCCTCTCGGACAAGACGTGGGGCACGTTCACGCTCGGTCGTCAGTACGACACCATTCACGATTACGTCGGCCCGATCATCATTTCGAGCAATGGCGTGAACATCGGCGACAACGACAACGGATACAACGACATCCGTATGCAGAACTCGGTGAAGTGGGTCAGCCCGACAGTTGGCGGCTTCCACGGAACGGCGCAGTATGGTTTCTCGAACTCGGCCACGGGCTTCCGCAACAACAACGCCTACAGCTTCGGCCTCGGCTACAAGTACGGCGACTTCGACTGGAACGCCGCGTACGCTCAGTACAACAACCCGTTCAGCGGCACCAACAACGACGGCGCCATCGCTAACGATTACGCCAGCCCGCTGCTGATCTTCTCGAAGAGCGCCACACCGGCGAACGTCTTCGCGAAGCAGCAGCGCATCTTCGCCACGGGCGGCTTCTACCGCTGGGGCCCGGCACTCATCGGCGCCATGTTCTCGGACGTGCACTACACGTACATCGACAACTCGCACCTGCATCTCCAGAACTACAACCTGACGCTGAACTACAACGTCACCCCGGCACTGGTGCTGGGCGCGGCGTACGGCTTTACGTCCGGCAAGTACGATGTGATCAATACGCGTCCGCAGTGGCATCAGGTCAACCTGCAAGCCGACTACTGGCTGTCCAAGCGCACGGACGTCGCACTCACGCTCAACGCACAGCAAGCCGCTGGCGACGCCAAGTACGCACAGCTCTTCGGCTACGCCGCGTCGAGCACCAAGCGTCAGATGGCCGTGACGCTGGGCATGCGTCACACGTTCTAA
- a CDS encoding DUF445 domain-containing protein, with amino-acid sequence MDVIDPAVALQRAERRALSFLLVALAIFIATLFMPVHFLTGWIRAAAEAAMVGGLADWFAVEALFRRIPIPGLSRHTNILIRKKDALGDGLARFVREKFLDTPSVVRLIEQQNPADALTRWLGSYENTRQLSAVLVKVTSGVLDVMDERNVQAFIRRALDTMIDRLDLSQSAAAILDTLTRDGRHQALLDETLDYLVELLNEPQTREFISARIVEWLKADHPKKEKVLPSEWIGNKGSDMISAAVTRLLAQMEADESHQLRQAFDRAVAGLIARLKHDVEFQAKLDGFKTQLKGDTALNAYVGGLWNEWRSWVKQDLAKDDSVIGAKITGAAAWIGQELARSESLRKALDAQLRDAAERMAPGFADFVTDHIRATVHGWNAEHLSRQIRLSVGQDLQYIRINGTLVGGLIGAVLYLVAQAPVLLSHRP; translated from the coding sequence ATGGATGTCATCGATCCCGCCGTTGCCCTGCAACGCGCCGAACGGCGTGCGCTGTCATTCCTTCTCGTCGCGCTGGCGATTTTCATCGCCACGCTCTTCATGCCGGTGCATTTCCTCACCGGCTGGATTCGTGCGGCGGCCGAAGCGGCGATGGTCGGTGGGCTGGCAGACTGGTTTGCCGTCGAAGCGCTGTTCCGACGCATTCCGATCCCCGGCCTCTCGCGGCACACGAACATCCTCATCCGCAAGAAAGACGCCCTCGGCGATGGCCTCGCCCGTTTCGTGCGCGAGAAGTTTCTCGATACGCCCTCGGTAGTGCGGCTCATCGAGCAGCAGAATCCGGCAGACGCTCTCACACGCTGGCTCGGGTCATACGAGAACACGCGTCAGTTGAGCGCCGTGCTGGTGAAGGTGACGAGCGGTGTGCTCGACGTGATGGACGAGCGCAATGTCCAGGCCTTCATCCGACGCGCGCTCGACACGATGATCGACCGGCTCGATCTGTCGCAATCGGCCGCAGCGATTCTCGACACACTCACGCGCGATGGACGTCATCAGGCATTGCTCGACGAGACGCTCGACTACCTCGTCGAGTTACTCAACGAACCGCAGACGCGCGAATTCATCTCGGCGCGCATCGTCGAGTGGCTCAAGGCCGATCATCCGAAGAAGGAAAAGGTGTTGCCATCGGAATGGATCGGAAACAAGGGGTCCGACATGATCTCGGCGGCGGTGACACGCTTGCTCGCGCAGATGGAGGCCGACGAGTCACATCAATTGCGTCAGGCGTTCGACCGGGCGGTCGCGGGGCTGATCGCGCGTCTGAAACACGACGTCGAGTTTCAGGCGAAGCTCGACGGCTTCAAGACGCAGTTGAAGGGCGACACCGCACTGAATGCATACGTCGGTGGCCTGTGGAACGAATGGCGCAGTTGGGTGAAGCAGGATCTTGCGAAGGATGACTCGGTGATCGGCGCGAAGATCACCGGCGCTGCCGCTTGGATCGGGCAGGAACTCGCGCGCAGTGAGTCATTGCGAAAGGCGCTCGACGCGCAACTCAGAGATGCAGCCGAGCGCATGGCCCCGGGCTTTGCCGATTTTGTGACGGACCACATCCGCGCGACAGTGCATGGCTGGAACGCGGAACATCTGTCACGACAGATTCGACTCAGCGTGGGGCAAGACCTGCAATACATCCGCATCAACGGCACACTCGTGGGCGGGTTGATCGGCGCCGTGCTGTATTTGGTGGCGCAGGCGCCGGTATTGTTGAGTCATCGACCATAG